In a genomic window of Terriglobia bacterium:
- a CDS encoding DUF6249 domain-containing protein, translated as MTQRPRRGTEDDMNGGEFIGLAAVVLTCGIPLAALYTYFRVRRLKSEERMAAIARGVAVPMEPELTQVARSRRAGILLVCAALGWTATFALIGRIEHDAYIASYFGLIPFAIGIGFFVDHLMVKRDLQVHQ; from the coding sequence GTGACCCAGCGCCCTCGGCGCGGCACGGAGGATGATATGAACGGCGGAGAGTTCATCGGATTGGCGGCAGTGGTTTTGACGTGCGGTATCCCGCTCGCGGCTTTGTACACCTATTTCCGGGTTCGACGGCTCAAGAGCGAGGAGCGAATGGCGGCTATCGCCCGCGGCGTGGCGGTCCCCATGGAGCCCGAACTTACACAGGTAGCGCGCTCGCGTCGTGCCGGCATCCTGCTCGTATGCGCGGCCCTGGGCTGGACGGCAACCTTTGCCCTCATCGGCCGCATTGAGCACGACGCCTACATCGCGTCCTACTTCGGCCTGATCCCGTTCGCCATCGGCATCGGCTTCTTCGTCGACCACCTGATGGTGAAGCGCGACCTGCAGGTTCACCAGTAA
- the recN gene encoding DNA repair protein RecN produces MLLELRVENYAVIDNVVVEFGPGLNLLTGETGAGKSILIDALALLLGEKASTDVIRHGSDRAIITAVFEADSRPLCEALEANGLDSDADQVILRREILSTGKARVFVNNQPATVAVLKQLAPHLAIVHAQNESMMAFDPPARLALLDTASGIDTAAVTNAFAEWNRIRQHIAELEQGEKDKLRLVDLWSFQLKEIDNAALHAGEDQKLESEKRVLANSERILNAALSAYDSLYDNAQSASATIAAAMRQLEDLARFDPKFQESISQIESARITVAEIGITLRDYSESIDASPERLAEVEDRLALIDRLRRKYGTTLEDVLTYADDLRRKLNEIENKDEVLRDLKKQLDKAAEMYLAEARTLSKKRYEVAHKLEKTVEAEVNDLAMKAKFKIDVSGSDEEGNWTSTGFDQVAYLISANLGEPLGAIEHIASGGELSRVMLALKASVEAGRGTKKSDHQRTLVFDEIDTGIGGRAAEAVGRKLKALSRTKQVLCITHLPQIASFADHHFLIAKKESAGRTRTTVLPLDGKERVEEIARMLSGARLTEASLKNAEQMLTQVAGKSLP; encoded by the coding sequence GTGCTGCTCGAACTTCGGGTTGAAAACTACGCCGTCATTGACAACGTGGTCGTGGAGTTCGGCCCCGGCCTCAATCTCCTGACCGGCGAAACCGGCGCCGGCAAGTCCATTCTTATCGACGCTCTGGCCCTGCTCCTCGGCGAAAAAGCCTCGACAGACGTGATCCGGCACGGCTCCGACCGCGCCATCATCACCGCCGTCTTCGAAGCCGATTCGAGGCCATTGTGCGAGGCCCTCGAAGCCAACGGACTCGACTCCGACGCCGACCAGGTCATACTTCGTCGCGAAATCCTTTCCACCGGCAAGGCCCGCGTCTTCGTCAACAATCAGCCTGCGACTGTCGCGGTTCTCAAGCAACTGGCGCCGCACCTCGCCATTGTCCATGCGCAGAATGAGTCGATGATGGCATTCGATCCACCCGCGCGCCTTGCTCTCCTCGATACCGCTTCCGGGATCGACACGGCTGCCGTCACGAACGCCTTCGCCGAGTGGAACCGCATCCGCCAGCACATTGCCGAACTCGAGCAGGGCGAGAAGGACAAACTCCGTCTCGTCGATCTCTGGAGCTTCCAGCTCAAAGAGATCGACAATGCTGCGCTTCATGCCGGCGAGGACCAGAAGCTCGAATCCGAAAAACGCGTGCTGGCCAACTCCGAGCGCATCCTCAATGCCGCCCTCTCCGCCTACGATTCGCTGTACGACAATGCGCAATCCGCGTCGGCAACGATCGCGGCTGCCATGAGGCAACTTGAAGATCTCGCGCGCTTCGACCCGAAGTTCCAGGAATCGATCTCCCAGATTGAGTCCGCTCGCATCACAGTTGCCGAAATCGGAATTACTCTTCGCGACTATTCTGAGAGCATAGACGCTTCCCCCGAGCGTCTCGCCGAAGTTGAAGACCGCCTCGCCCTCATCGATCGTCTCCGCCGCAAGTACGGCACCACGCTGGAAGACGTGCTCACCTACGCGGACGACCTCCGCCGCAAGCTCAACGAAATCGAAAATAAGGATGAGGTTCTCCGTGATTTGAAGAAGCAGCTTGACAAGGCTGCCGAAATGTATCTGGCCGAGGCCCGTACGCTCTCCAAGAAGCGCTACGAAGTAGCCCACAAACTCGAGAAGACCGTTGAAGCCGAGGTCAACGATCTCGCCATGAAGGCAAAGTTCAAGATCGACGTCAGCGGCTCCGACGAGGAAGGGAACTGGACCTCGACCGGCTTCGACCAGGTCGCGTACCTGATTTCAGCTAATCTCGGCGAGCCCCTCGGTGCCATCGAGCACATCGCTTCCGGCGGGGAACTCTCGCGCGTCATGCTCGCCCTCAAGGCTTCGGTCGAAGCGGGTCGTGGCACGAAGAAGTCCGACCACCAGCGAACCTTGGTTTTCGACGAGATCGACACCGGCATTGGCGGTCGAGCCGCCGAAGCTGTCGGCCGGAAGCTGAAAGCCCTCTCGCGAACGAAGCAGGTTCTCTGCATAACCCACCTGCCTCAAATCGCTTCGTTCGCCGACCACCATTTCCTTATCGCAAAAAAGGAATCCGCCGGCCGCACCCGGACCACCGTGCTTCCGCTGGACGGGAAAGAGCGCGTGGAAGAGATCGCCCGCATGCTCAGTGGAGCCAGGCTCACCGAAGCCAGCCTCAAGAATGCCGAGCAGATGCTGACCCAGGTGGCAGGCAAATCTCTGCCATAA
- a CDS encoding N-6 DNA methylase, which yields MGTTNRETRTAEFELPGFIQAVRERMADDLVRRGRRARWNDVSVGRSVDRILIRLLFLRMCEDRGVPLSEAQWRTIEKTLGLVPSDDQLQDSNVPDRLLANLADGFARDWPDLAAITTEALGSIYESFLAKRLTLARSGPRFEPARDRRKHAGAFYTPQYIVDYIVEETVGKLVAGKSPAEMRTMRFVDPACGGGRFLLRVYERMLEEHSRWFERHPEEREYATGDRHGKVRLPFAIRRQVLAECVFGVDFDAEAVEVTKLSLILKLLEGGGEAQRPDLAEELPNLSTNIKCGNSLVAPGPDTPDGLAGFSWEQEFTEVFRSDGFDVVLGNPPYGAELSGVVRKYLGNRFDLGTSDTAALMMVHSLRALTKPGGVNGFIVPKAFTYSSSWEKVRGEMIDALTTLVDVGKVWPKVKLEQVIYVAEKGASTGTYTNRRREEERFCDVAEIQKEHSGTFGFFLNGITRAELEVGLKIRNVGSFLGEYITNTRGAMIQGDVFERAGGRRVIGGKQIQRFRIAGEKGFVSTNADLPENAFVRPGSILVQNIVAHIENPVDHIKITAAIATDKIAPQIVILDTVNQLANNSGLSSYFFLAILNSQLMNWFVYRFIFAKAIRTMHFDGPVTVRIPIPRLTSANKLVYEEVVDAVRALTSDGSCQATTVIERGLQTLYGLGPKDVAVIESAMPEMNARSATAFRP from the coding sequence ATGGGTACGACAAATCGAGAGACGAGGACAGCGGAATTCGAGCTACCAGGATTCATCCAGGCCGTCCGGGAGAGGATGGCGGACGACTTGGTTCGCCGAGGTCGTCGCGCCCGGTGGAACGATGTTTCTGTTGGGCGATCTGTCGACCGGATCCTCATTCGACTTCTGTTCCTGCGGATGTGCGAGGACCGCGGCGTGCCCCTTTCAGAAGCACAATGGCGAACAATCGAGAAGACGCTGGGGCTTGTGCCTTCCGACGACCAACTTCAGGACTCGAATGTGCCCGACCGCCTTCTGGCGAACCTTGCCGATGGGTTTGCACGCGATTGGCCGGATTTGGCGGCCATTACCACAGAGGCTCTCGGCTCGATATACGAGAGCTTCCTGGCGAAGAGATTGACTCTTGCACGGAGCGGGCCTCGGTTCGAACCGGCACGAGACAGGCGCAAGCACGCGGGGGCCTTTTACACTCCGCAATACATCGTTGACTACATCGTCGAGGAAACAGTGGGGAAACTCGTCGCGGGCAAGTCTCCGGCTGAGATGAGAACGATGCGATTCGTCGATCCGGCGTGTGGCGGGGGCAGGTTCCTGCTGCGAGTGTATGAGCGAATGCTGGAGGAGCACTCGCGCTGGTTCGAGCGGCATCCTGAAGAGCGGGAATATGCAACGGGTGATCGTCATGGGAAGGTGCGACTGCCGTTTGCTATTCGACGACAAGTTCTGGCGGAGTGCGTTTTCGGGGTCGACTTCGACGCAGAAGCGGTCGAAGTAACCAAGCTGTCGCTGATTTTGAAATTGCTGGAGGGCGGCGGAGAGGCGCAGAGACCGGATCTCGCAGAAGAGTTGCCGAACCTCTCAACCAACATCAAGTGCGGAAACTCGCTCGTTGCCCCCGGACCGGATACGCCAGATGGCCTCGCCGGGTTCTCATGGGAGCAGGAATTCACAGAGGTCTTTCGCTCCGACGGGTTTGACGTTGTGCTTGGTAATCCGCCTTACGGAGCAGAATTGAGCGGGGTTGTGCGCAAGTACCTGGGGAACCGCTTCGACCTTGGAACCAGCGATACAGCGGCGTTAATGATGGTTCACTCGTTGCGAGCGCTCACAAAGCCCGGTGGTGTTAACGGATTTATCGTGCCGAAGGCGTTTACGTACTCATCGAGTTGGGAGAAAGTTCGCGGCGAAATGATCGACGCACTGACGACGCTGGTGGACGTCGGAAAAGTCTGGCCGAAGGTGAAGCTCGAGCAGGTTATCTATGTTGCAGAGAAGGGCGCGAGCACGGGGACCTACACCAATCGGCGGCGGGAGGAAGAGCGATTCTGTGATGTCGCTGAAATTCAGAAGGAACACAGTGGCACGTTTGGTTTCTTTCTTAATGGGATTACGCGAGCGGAACTTGAGGTGGGGCTAAAGATTCGGAATGTTGGGAGTTTCCTGGGCGAGTACATCACGAACACACGCGGCGCGATGATCCAGGGCGATGTTTTCGAACGGGCCGGAGGGCGCCGGGTAATCGGCGGGAAGCAGATTCAGCGCTTTCGGATCGCCGGCGAGAAGGGATTCGTCTCGACGAACGCCGACCTACCAGAGAATGCGTTCGTGCGGCCCGGGAGCATCCTGGTGCAGAACATCGTTGCACATATCGAGAACCCGGTGGATCACATCAAGATCACGGCTGCCATTGCAACTGACAAGATCGCGCCGCAGATCGTAATACTCGACACGGTCAACCAACTGGCCAACAACTCAGGGCTTTCTTCTTATTTCTTTCTTGCCATCCTGAATTCGCAACTGATGAATTGGTTCGTGTACCGCTTCATCTTCGCCAAGGCGATTCGCACGATGCACTTTGATGGGCCTGTGACCGTGCGCATTCCGATTCCGCGACTCACCTCTGCAAACAAGCTCGTATACGAGGAGGTTGTGGATGCTGTGCGGGCTTTGACTTCTGATGGCTCTTGCCAGGCGACTACGGTTATCGAGCGAGGCTTGCAGACACTGTACGGACTCGGACCAAAAGATGTCGCGGTAATCGAAAGCGCGATGCCCGAGATGAACGCGCGATCGGCTACTGCTTTTCGGCCATGA